One part of the Dermacentor andersoni chromosome 2, qqDerAnde1_hic_scaffold, whole genome shotgun sequence genome encodes these proteins:
- the LOC140216096 gene encoding uncharacterized protein produces the protein MPKNQNTLACYLDKKTRTTQDVHFSAPSQLLKVTQTQATSGTRLYHCSAAEIAFTSGFATAVSQHVGDNAYEIIGPDHESPQGANNISVAEVSPIPLGSYHDR, from the exons atgccaaaaaatcaaaatacattggcatgttatttggacaagaaaacta ggacaacccaggacgtgcatttctcagcacccagtcaactgctaaaagtgactcaaacacaggccacca gtggaactcggctgtaccactgcagtgctgcggaaattgccttcaccagcggctttgcaacagctgtttcgcagcatgtcg gagacaatgcctacgaaattattggccctgatcatgagagccctcaaggggcaaacaacatctctgttgcagaagtgagcccgataccacttggaagttaccatgacagatga